In a single window of the Tigriopus californicus strain San Diego chromosome 2, Tcal_SD_v2.1, whole genome shotgun sequence genome:
- the LOC131892606 gene encoding protein tweety-like isoform X1, with translation MLTGSRWKIIAQSKSNGVPNAFSFFPGKGVEMANLQLPLNQDHEVLGSEYCSGYMDALGKWNNGFYCPASDESQDVFCCGSDYHKYCCTKKDQVIQSEVQDITVLVGIILGASAAILILTLVSCFCCSCCLLYKKRNPSSSSMYRLHNASEHSGVTNMYSLSNAGGSRANTPLPTSNQRSQQYLLDDVDHVRFLQNHNGGIAHSYTLPHNLSHHGKHQNYIQQFNAYNLQNNPDIIASTHPSQPPHHQQQQQQQQQHHHHHHHHDQHNLMARQYGTLGRMPREHPPPYQDFANGHRSSFFANSQQLGSTNLITTTAAISFNGGDLMMHHQQHQQQQQPQEQQQQQQQQLSGLDGNQDMSGHFGSEDTSNLTQEHQAQTPQGGVENGDDEPVSDQTPMIFNDNNEDQEGLFHSTKF, from the exons ATGTTGACGGGATCTAGGTGGAAGATCATtgctcaatcaaaatcaaatggtgTTCCTAAtgcattttcgttttttccaGGGAAAGGAGTCGAAATGGCAAACTTGCAACTTCCATTGAACCAAGACCATGAAG TTTTGGGCAGCGAATATTGCTCGGGTTATATGGATGCCCTTGGGAAGTGGAACAATGGCTTCTATTGCCCAGCCTCGGATGAAAGTCAGGATGTATTTTGCTGTGGTAGTGACTACCACAAGTATTGTTGCACCAAGAAGGACCAAGTGATCCAGTCGGAAGTTCAAGA CATCACAGTCCTGGTTGGAATCATCTTGGGCGCCTCGGCTGCCATCCTCATCCTGACCTTGGTCTCGTGTTTTTGCTGCTCGTGCTGCTTGCTTTACAAAAAGCGTAATCCATCCTCAT CTTCTATGTACCGTCTCCACAATGCGAGTGAGCACAGTGGGGTCACGAATATGTACAGCCTATCGAATGCCGGAGGATCACGTGCCAATACGCCTTTGCCCACATCGAATCAGCGATCTCAGCAGTATCTCCTAGATGATGTGGACCATGTGAGGTTCTTACAGAACCACAATGGAGGGATTGCTCATTCCTACACGCTACCACATAACTTATCTCATCATGGGAAGCATCAAAACTACATCCAGCAATTCAACG CGTACAACCTACAAAATAACCCGGACATTATTGCCAGCACCCACCCGAGCCAACCccctcatcatcaacaacagcaacaacaacaacaacagcatcaccaccatcaccatcaccatgaCCAGCATAACCTGATGGCTAGACAATACGGAACTTTGGGTCGAATGCCCAGGGAACATCCCCCACCCTACCAAGATTTTGCCAATGGTCATCGTAGCTCTTTCTTCGCCAATTCTCAACAACTCGGGTCCACCAATCTCATCACGACCACGGCTGCCATTTCTTTTAACGGGGGCGATTTGATGATGcaccatcaacaacaccagcaacaacaacaaccacaggaacaacagcaacaacagcagcagcagcttTCAGGGTTGGATGGGAACCAGGATATGTCGGGTCATTTCGGATCGGAAGACACGTCCAATCTCACCCAAGAGCACCAGGCTCAAACACCTCAAGGAGGAGTGGAGAA TGGGGATGACGAGCCAGTTTCGGATCAGACGCCGATGATATTCAACGACAACAATGAGGATCAAGAAGGACTTTTCCACTCGACAAAATTCTGA
- the LOC131892612 gene encoding uncharacterized protein LOC131892612 isoform X2 produces MPKVLAILSLFECVGFAIASGVYAERNYSKSVGLFSLLIFLIIFFVFLFAASLVLLLAIFKQRRELFVPWLLLYGLKIMVEFAFILIYSVVVFQPLDIYYHMWEFMMGSLATAFYLGLKSYFWVTVNELDNRIRDRTCVSLVI; encoded by the exons ATGCCGAAG GTCCTGGCCATTCTGTCCTTGTTTGAGTGTGTGGGCTTTGCCATTGCCAGTGGGGTGTATGCCGAGAGGAACTACTCCAAATCCGTGGGATTGTTCTCGCTACTCATCTTCCTGatcatcttcttcgtcttcctcttcGCCG CTTCCCTCGTGTTGCTATTGGCCATCTTCAAACAAAGGCGGGAACTCTTTGTCCCTTGGCTACTCCTCTACGGCCTCAAGATCATGGTGGAATTCGCCTTCATCCTGATCTACTCTGTGGTGGTCTTCCAGCCTTTAGATATCTATTATCACATGTGGGAGTTCATGATGGGATCGCTAGCCACGG CCTTCTACCTGGGTCTCAAGAGCTATTTCTGGGTCACAGTCAACGAGTTGGACAATCGGATTCGTGATCGAACCTGCGTGTCCCTGGTCATTTAA
- the LOC131892603 gene encoding mucin-2-like: protein MSPPHSSRAIHYPSREADDKYFHQKPLEHTEREITWAELSKALGLNRSSLGPVVKRSKRQVSEDFNRSQTIPRATPYSGSATSDDQDIEKAFDEGKITLEEYGKDFLAFIQQSKFANVPAEDASPMPVEEDFLPFELEEPISVPFINTEDLDVGRTFQQDDYLAAIFDEDIPSPKSTSVPDVSNVNEQEGKAIEEHLKSSDDQSSTPIVAETSNVRDIEREYDEGKITLKEYTDYFVTVVQKNVPVDKSTDTATLYDDIFAPTVSQEESLPIRHSADVTISGEPDVEKAFDEGKITFEEYTDHFLTSVEKQVPADKSSPSTASVVEEEPLPSKPTEVSSTLSKAFADLSDFDVDQEIEKIFLNENVDQLDLFGEQQAPTDKSTSSALEASPLNRGRLSVDDQTSTARAIEASFVPVKESRKMMEKMMTSFGLTRDDLHEILVNVKPLWETDPAPKSQASSDDSRVSKVVTTDAPIHKTTSVPSSKVNASVSPMAKVIVSSARDFAAEYKAGKITKSEYVNLVISSIRTKSPIAPATTSRPKTLPKTTTTSRPITTSQSAIPTRVQSKNVVQLPVIVKTPLPTSIFSIFDTVTPNGVGKKTVLSKTNSPLFAVFKKAPSPTIPIRKEVKHVKNPNPFFATYQKTSTSRKSASGSKVPKVSGSAGNPLFAVFKKPSSSTRIESTPVPKHESAGIDGNPLYAVFKRPTASGKTSSAKVTSETEQPWVSVDQDEFKYWKSAPISNLVDVVYGEAKPVFDKDVKSVPYQSRATAETNTATNQQPVTISYTKSLPKSFPYIVGANAKKPSYEIHYHSYNVQLPHHVASPFIQKLYHGLRTQSKK from the coding sequence ATGTCGCCACCTCACTCGTCTCGTGCTATTCATTATCCTTCGAGGGAAGCGGATGATAAATACTTCCACCAAAAACCATTGGAGCATACTGAGCGTGAAATCACTTGGGCTGAACTATCTAAGGCTCTAGGTTTGAATCGATCGTCTCTTGGTCCCGTGGTCAAGCGGAGTAAACGACAAGTGAGTGAAGATTTCAACCGTTCCCAGACCATCCCTCGTGCCACGCCCTACTCCGGTTCTGCCACATCAGACGACCAAGACATTGAGAAAGCATTTGACGAAGGAAAGATCACGTTGGAGGAGTATGGCAAGGATTTTTTGGCATTCATTCAACAATCCAAATTTGCCAATGTCCCTGCTGAAGACGCGTCTCCAATGCCCGTTGAGGAAGACTTTCTGCCTTTCGAATTGGAGGAGCCCATCTCAGTTCCATTCATAAATACTGAAGATTTAGACGTTGGCCGAACATTTCAACAAGATGATTATCTTGCTGCCATTTTCGATGAGGACATCCCCTCTCCCAAGTCCACTTCCGTCCCTGATGTAAGTAATGTGAATGAACAAGAAGGTAAAGCCATCGAAGAGCATTTGAAATCCAGTGACGATCAAAGTTCAACCCCGATCGTTGCTGAAACTTCGAATGTGCGAGATATTGAACGTGAATATGATGAAGGTAAAATTACTTTGAAGGAGTATACAGACTATTTTGTGACCGTCGTTCAGAAGAATGTCCCTGTTGACAAATCCACGGACACTGCGACTCTATATGATGATATCTTTGCCCCAACTGTTTCGCAAGAAGAGTCCTTACCCATCCGACACAGTGCGGATGTTACCATTTCGGGTGAGCCAGATgttgaaaaagcttttgacgAAGGAAAGATTACTTTCGAGGAGTACACCGATCATTTTCTGACTTCCGTTGAGAAGCAAGTGCCAGCTGATAAATCTTCCCCATCCACTGCATCCGTTGTTGAAGAAGAGCCTCTGCCTAGCAAACCCACGGAAGTGTCCTCAACCCTTTCAAAGGCTTTTGCCGATTTGAGCGATTTTGATGTTGATCAGGAGATTGAGAAGATTTTCTTGAACGAGAACGTCGACCAACTCGATCTCTTTGGTGAACAACAAGCCCCTACTGACAAGTCGACCTCAAGCGCCTTGGAGGCCAGTCCTCTGAATCGAGGAAGGTTGAGTGTGGATGATCAGACCTCTACAGCTCGTGCAATTGAGGCTTCTTTTGTCCCCGTGAAGGAGTCaagaaaaatgatggaaaagatGATGACCTCTTTTGGATTAACTAGAGACGATCTTCATGAAATCCTCGTCAACGTGAAACCTCTTTGGGAGACAGACCCTGCCCCAAAGTCTCAGGCCAGCTCTGATGACTCTCGAGTTTCCAAGGTAGTGACCACTGACGCTCCCATCCATAAGACCACATCAGTTCCATCAAGTAAAGTAAATGCCAGTGTCTCGCCTATGGCCAAAGTGATTGTTTCTAGTGCTAGAGATTTTGCAGCAGAATACAAGGCCGGCAAAATCACGAAGAGTGAATATGTTAACCTTGTGATTTCAAGTATTCGCACGAAATCGCCCATTGCTCCTGCAACAACTTCAAGGCCCAAAACTTTACCCAAGACAACTACCACCTCCAGGCCAATAACTACTTCTCAATCAGCCATCCCAACAAGAGTTCAATCCAAGAACGTGGTTCAATTGCCCGTGATCGTCAAGACCCCATTGCCAACCAGCATCTTCAGTATTTTTGACACAGTGACACCAAATGGAGTTGGTAAGAAAACGGTCTTGTCGAAAACCAACAGCCCATTATTTGCTGTGTTCAAGAAGGCGCCATCTCCGACAATCCCCATTCGTAAGGAAGTCAAACATGTGAAGAACCCAAATCCGTTTTTTGCTACGTACCAGAAGACCTCGACTTCAAGGAAATCTGCATCTGGTTCCAAGGTCCCCAAAGTGAGTGGAAGTGCTGGTAATCCACTATTCGCCGTGTTCAAGAAGCCTTCAAGTTCAACCCGTATCGAATCCACCCCGGTACCTAAGCATGAATCGGCTGGAATTGATGGAAATCCCCTGTATGCCGTTTTCAAGCGACCCACGGCTTCCGGCAAAACTAGCTCTGCCAAAGTGACTTCCGAGACTGAACAGCCTTGGGTATCTGTTGACCAGGATGAGTTCAAGTATTGGAAGAGTGCCCCAATTTCTAACCTTGTGGATGTGGTGTATGGAGAGGCTAAGCCGGTGTTTGACAAGGATGTCAAGTCTGTCCCCTACCAAAGCCGAGCCACTGCCGAGACTAATACTgccaccaaccaacaacccGTCACGATCAGCTATACGAAATCCTTGCCCAAAAGCTTTCCCTACATTGTTGGCGCTAACGCCAAGAAACCCAGCTACGAGATCCATTACCATAGCTACAATGTGCAATTGCCTCACCATGTGGCCTCACCATTCATTCAAAAGCTCTATCATGGTCTCCGCACCCAGTCCAAGAAGTAA
- the LOC131892606 gene encoding G-box-binding factor-like isoform X2, translating into MANLQLPLNQDHEVLGSEYCSGYMDALGKWNNGFYCPASDESQDVFCCGSDYHKYCCTKKDQVIQSEVQDITVLVGIILGASAAILILTLVSCFCCSCCLLYKKRNPSSSSMYRLHNASEHSGVTNMYSLSNAGGSRANTPLPTSNQRSQQYLLDDVDHVRFLQNHNGGIAHSYTLPHNLSHHGKHQNYIQQFNAYNLQNNPDIIASTHPSQPPHHQQQQQQQQQHHHHHHHHDQHNLMARQYGTLGRMPREHPPPYQDFANGHRSSFFANSQQLGSTNLITTTAAISFNGGDLMMHHQQHQQQQQPQEQQQQQQQQLSGLDGNQDMSGHFGSEDTSNLTQEHQAQTPQGGVENGDDEPVSDQTPMIFNDNNEDQEGLFHSTKF; encoded by the exons ATGGCAAACTTGCAACTTCCATTGAACCAAGACCATGAAG TTTTGGGCAGCGAATATTGCTCGGGTTATATGGATGCCCTTGGGAAGTGGAACAATGGCTTCTATTGCCCAGCCTCGGATGAAAGTCAGGATGTATTTTGCTGTGGTAGTGACTACCACAAGTATTGTTGCACCAAGAAGGACCAAGTGATCCAGTCGGAAGTTCAAGA CATCACAGTCCTGGTTGGAATCATCTTGGGCGCCTCGGCTGCCATCCTCATCCTGACCTTGGTCTCGTGTTTTTGCTGCTCGTGCTGCTTGCTTTACAAAAAGCGTAATCCATCCTCAT CTTCTATGTACCGTCTCCACAATGCGAGTGAGCACAGTGGGGTCACGAATATGTACAGCCTATCGAATGCCGGAGGATCACGTGCCAATACGCCTTTGCCCACATCGAATCAGCGATCTCAGCAGTATCTCCTAGATGATGTGGACCATGTGAGGTTCTTACAGAACCACAATGGAGGGATTGCTCATTCCTACACGCTACCACATAACTTATCTCATCATGGGAAGCATCAAAACTACATCCAGCAATTCAACG CGTACAACCTACAAAATAACCCGGACATTATTGCCAGCACCCACCCGAGCCAACCccctcatcatcaacaacagcaacaacaacaacaacagcatcaccaccatcaccatcaccatgaCCAGCATAACCTGATGGCTAGACAATACGGAACTTTGGGTCGAATGCCCAGGGAACATCCCCCACCCTACCAAGATTTTGCCAATGGTCATCGTAGCTCTTTCTTCGCCAATTCTCAACAACTCGGGTCCACCAATCTCATCACGACCACGGCTGCCATTTCTTTTAACGGGGGCGATTTGATGATGcaccatcaacaacaccagcaacaacaacaaccacaggaacaacagcaacaacagcagcagcagcttTCAGGGTTGGATGGGAACCAGGATATGTCGGGTCATTTCGGATCGGAAGACACGTCCAATCTCACCCAAGAGCACCAGGCTCAAACACCTCAAGGAGGAGTGGAGAA TGGGGATGACGAGCCAGTTTCGGATCAGACGCCGATGATATTCAACGACAACAATGAGGATCAAGAAGGACTTTTCCACTCGACAAAATTCTGA
- the LOC131892612 gene encoding uncharacterized protein LOC131892612 isoform X1 has product MKCSTVVKHCCFCVDHAEGVKVLAILSLFECVGFAIASGVYAERNYSKSVGLFSLLIFLIIFFVFLFAASLVLLLAIFKQRRELFVPWLLLYGLKIMVEFAFILIYSVVVFQPLDIYYHMWEFMMGSLATAFYLGLKSYFWVTVNELDNRIRDRTCVSLVI; this is encoded by the exons ATGAAGTGCTCAACGGTTGTGAAGCATTGCTGCTTTTGTGTCGACCATGCCGAAG GCGTGAAGGTCCTGGCCATTCTGTCCTTGTTTGAGTGTGTGGGCTTTGCCATTGCCAGTGGGGTGTATGCCGAGAGGAACTACTCCAAATCCGTGGGATTGTTCTCGCTACTCATCTTCCTGatcatcttcttcgtcttcctcttcGCCG CTTCCCTCGTGTTGCTATTGGCCATCTTCAAACAAAGGCGGGAACTCTTTGTCCCTTGGCTACTCCTCTACGGCCTCAAGATCATGGTGGAATTCGCCTTCATCCTGATCTACTCTGTGGTGGTCTTCCAGCCTTTAGATATCTATTATCACATGTGGGAGTTCATGATGGGATCGCTAGCCACGG CCTTCTACCTGGGTCTCAAGAGCTATTTCTGGGTCACAGTCAACGAGTTGGACAATCGGATTCGTGATCGAACCTGCGTGTCCCTGGTCATTTAA